The following is a genomic window from Janibacter sp. DB-40.
GCGGTCGCCACACCGATCCCCGCACAGGTGACTCGGTCCATCACTCCGAAGCGCTCGGGCAGGACGACGGCGAAGACGACGGCCCCGACGAGGATCGCGACCCCGATGACGATGGGCACGATCCGTCCCCGGACGGGGCGGAACGTGGGCGCGGACGAACGGTCCATCTCCGTCACAGGCGGCACGCGGAGATCTCCGTGACGAGGATCGCCCGTGCCCCGAGGTCGTACAGCTCGTCCATGATCCGGTTGGTCTGACCGCGCGGGACCATCGAGCGCACGGCGCACCACGTCTCGTCGTGCAGGGTGCTGACCGTCGGCGACTCCAGCCCGGGAGTGAGCTCCACCGCCCGGGAGACGAGGTCGGCCGGGCAGTCGTAGTCGAGCAGCACGTACTCCCGTGCCGTGACGACGCCCTTGATGCGCCGGTGCAGGACGTCGATCCCGGCCTCGCTGGCGTCGGACCGCCGGATGAGCACGGCCTCGCTGCGCAGGATCGGCTCGCCGAAGACCTCCAGTCCCTGCTGCCGCAGGGTGGTGCCGGTCTCGACGACGTCGGCGATGGCGTCGGCGACGCCGAGGGTGATCGCGGTCTCGACCGCTCCGTCGAGGCGGACGACCTCGGTGGAGACCCCCTTCGCCGCGAGGTGGTCGCGCACGAGGCCTGCGTAGGAGGTGGCCACCCGGCGACCGTCGAGGTCGGCCGCGGTGCTGGCCTCACCGGGACGGCCGGCGAAACGGAAGGTCGACCCGGCGAACCCCAGGCCCATGACCTCGGTCGCCGCGGAGCCGGAGTCGAGGAGCAGATCCCGTCCGGTGATCCCGGCATCGACCTGCCCCTTGCCGACGTAGAGGGCGACGTCACGGGGACGCAGGTAGAAGAACTCGACGTCGTTGTCGGGGTCGGCGACGACCAGCTCCTTGCTGTCGCGACGGACCCGGTAGCCCGCCTCGCGGAGCATCTCCACGGCGGGTTCGGACAGGGAGCCCTTGTTGGGCACGGCGATGCGCACGTCGGTCCTCTCAGAGGTGGGTGTAGACGTCGTCGGGGGTCAGGCCACCGTCGATCATCAGCACCTGCAGGTGGTAGAGGAGCTGGCTGATCTCCTCGGCCAGCTCCTCCTTGCTCTCGTACTCCGCGGCCATCCACACCTCGGCGGCCTCCTCGACGATCTTCTTGCCGATCGCGTGGGTGCCGGCGTCGAGCTGGGCGACGGTGCCCGAGCCCTCGGGCCGCTCGGCGGCCTTCCGGGTGAGCTCGGCGAAGAGGGTCTCGAAGGTCTTCACAACGGGCCAGCCTAGTTGGCGCCGGCCGGTGCCGACTCCACGGGTTCACCGTCCGGACGCTCGATGCGGCTCGCGCGCAGCCAGACGACGAAGCCGTAGACGACGAAGACCGCGTAGACGGCGTAGAGCACGGCCGTCGGCAGGTACCCGCTGTGCCACAGCAGGGGCACGCCCACGAGGTCGACACCGATCCAGACCAGCCAGAACTCGTTCCAGCCACGCGCCATCGCGTACGTCGCGAGCAGCGAACCCATGAAGATCCAGGCGTCGGCCCAGTAGTACCAGCGCGGCGCGGGCCAGCCCGCTCCGAGCGCCGCGAGGACCTGCTGCACGACGACGACCCCGAGGGCCGCGGTGACGAGCAGACCGAGGCGCTCGGCCCCCTTCGCCCACCGCGGGGTGATCGCGTGCGCGTCGCGAGTGCGGCGCGAGCGTCTGGCCCGGCGCCAGCGCCACCAGCCGTAGAGCGAGGTGGCGATGAAGAAGACCTGGCGGGCCGACTGCCCGAAGAGGGGCGCCTTGTCGTCGACACCCACGGTCACCCCGATGTAGACGAGGAAGAGGATCGCGTTGCCGACGATCCCGACCGGCCAGGCCCACACCTTGCGCAGCATGCCACCGACCGCGGAGGCGAGCCCGAAGCCGATCCCGATGACCTCCATGAGGGAGAGCCGGTGGCCGGCGATGTCGACGCCCGCGGAGTAGATCCAGTCGAGGACGGACATGCCGTGGCGTCAGTGGGCGTGGCGCTGCGCGAGCTCCCGCAGCTCCTCGACCGCGGCGGCGGCGTCGTCCGCCCCGTAGACGGCCGACCCGGCGACGAAGACGTCGGCCCCGGCCTCGGCGCACTGCTCGATCGTCCGTGCCGAGACCCCGCCGTCGACCTGCACCCAGATGTCGCCGCCGTGCTTGCGCACGGCCCGACGCACCTGCTCCACCTTGGGCATCTGGTCGGACATGAACGACTGCCCGCCGAAGCCGGGCTCGACCGTCATGACGAGCACCATGTCCAGCTCGGGGAGCAGCTCCTCGTAGGCGGCGAAGGGGGTGTCCGGCTTGAGCGCCATGGACGCCCGGGCGCCCTGCGCGCGGATGTCGCGGGCCAGGGTCACCGGGTCCGCCGCGGCCTCGATGTGGAAGGTGACCGACTTCGCCCCGGCCTCGGCGTAGGGCGGGGCCCACCGGTCGGGGTCGTCGATCATCAGGTGGCAGTCGATGGGGATCGGGCTGACCCGCAGCAGCGACTCGACGATCGGCAGGCCGAGGGTGAGGTTGGGCACGAAGTGGGCGTCCATGACGTCCACGTGCGCCCAGTCGGCGTTGCTGATCGCCGCCAGCTCGGACTCGAGGTTGGCGAAGTCGGCGGACAGGATGCTCGGGGAGATCTGCACGGGGGTGTCCTTGGTCGAGGGTGGCCGGGGTCAGGGCTTCTTGCGCAGCAGGGCGAGGAACATCCCGTCCGTGCCGTGGATGTGGGGCCACATCTGGGCGTGAGGGCCGTCCCCGAGGTCGGTGAGGTCGCCGGTCGCGACCTGGTCGAGCAGCTCGCGGGCATCGATCTGCTCCACGTCGTCGCGCTTCTTGAGCACGTCGCGCACGACGAAGGTGGTCTCGGACAGGTGCGGGCTGCACG
Proteins encoded in this region:
- the rpe gene encoding ribulose-phosphate 3-epimerase — encoded protein: MQISPSILSADFANLESELAAISNADWAHVDVMDAHFVPNLTLGLPIVESLLRVSPIPIDCHLMIDDPDRWAPPYAEAGAKSVTFHIEAAADPVTLARDIRAQGARASMALKPDTPFAAYEELLPELDMVLVMTVEPGFGGQSFMSDQMPKVEQVRRAVRKHGGDIWVQVDGGVSARTIEQCAEAGADVFVAGSAVYGADDAAAAVEELRELAQRHAH
- the pnuC gene encoding nicotinamide riboside transporter PnuC, whose product is MSVLDWIYSAGVDIAGHRLSLMEVIGIGFGLASAVGGMLRKVWAWPVGIVGNAILFLVYIGVTVGVDDKAPLFGQSARQVFFIATSLYGWWRWRRARRSRRTRDAHAITPRWAKGAERLGLLVTAALGVVVVQQVLAALGAGWPAPRWYYWADAWIFMGSLLATYAMARGWNEFWLVWIGVDLVGVPLLWHSGYLPTAVLYAVYAVFVVYGFVVWLRASRIERPDGEPVESAPAGAN
- the hisG gene encoding ATP phosphoribosyltransferase; the protein is MRIAVPNKGSLSEPAVEMLREAGYRVRRDSKELVVADPDNDVEFFYLRPRDVALYVGKGQVDAGITGRDLLLDSGSAATEVMGLGFAGSTFRFAGRPGEASTAADLDGRRVATSYAGLVRDHLAAKGVSTEVVRLDGAVETAITLGVADAIADVVETGTTLRQQGLEVFGEPILRSEAVLIRRSDASEAGIDVLHRRIKGVVTAREYVLLDYDCPADLVSRAVELTPGLESPTVSTLHDETWCAVRSMVPRGQTNRIMDELYDLGARAILVTEISACRL
- a CDS encoding phosphoribosyl-ATP diphosphatase, encoding MKTFETLFAELTRKAAERPEGSGTVAQLDAGTHAIGKKIVEEAAEVWMAAEYESKEELAEEISQLLYHLQVLMIDGGLTPDDVYTHL